From one Trifolium pratense cultivar HEN17-A07 linkage group LG1, ARS_RC_1.1, whole genome shotgun sequence genomic stretch:
- the LOC123900086 gene encoding clustered mitochondria protein-like isoform X3, which yields MAGKSNKGRNRKGSHTAAAVAAAAALSGGTEAAVQPDVPANDHVEAVPESANTDAVEVAAAGEATSVKSEVKENEAATEGNQPNQGESGDLQLYPVSVKTQTGDKLEHQLNPGDSVMDIRQFLLDAPETCFITCYDLLLLTKDGSPHHMEDYNEISEVADITTGGCSLEMVPAFYDDRSIRAHVHRTRELLSLSNLHASLSTSLALQNEIAQNKAANSADTAKPEVPELDGLGYMEDISGSLGLLEI from the exons ATGGCTGGGAAATCGAACAAGGGGAGGAACAGAAAAGGATCACATACGGCTGCTGCTGTCGCCGCCGCTGCTGCTCTATCAGGTGGTACAGAAGCGGCTGTCCAACCTGATGTTCCGGCAAACGATCACGTGGAAGCTGTTCCAGAGTCTGCTAATACCGATGCTGTGGAAGTTGCAGCAGCGGGTGAAGCAACAAGTGTGAAGTCAGAGGTGAAGGAGAATGAAGCAGCAACTGAAGGGAACCAACCAAATCAAGGTGAATCTG GTGATCTTCAACTATACCCTGTTTCTGTCAAAACACAAACTGGAGATAAACTTGAGCATCAG TTGAATCCAGGAGATTCTGTGATGGATATAAGACAGTTCCTTCTTGACGCTCCAGAGACATGTTTTATTACATGCTATGACTTACTACTTCTGACAAAGGATGGATCCCCTCACCATATGGAAGACTATAATGAAATTTCTGAGGTAGCTGATATTACTACTGGTGGTTGCTCCTTGGAAATGGTTCCTG CATTTTATGATGATAGATCTATAAGGGCTCATGTTCACCGTACAAGAGAATTGCTTTCCCTTTCTAACCTCCATGCTTCACTATCAACTTCACTTGCTCTACAGAATGAGATAGCACAAAATAAAGCTGCAAATTCAGCAG ATACCGCAAAACCTGAAGTTCCTGAGCTTGATGGGCTTGGTTATATGGAGGACATCTCTGGTTCATTAG GCTTGTTGGAGATTTGA
- the LOC123900086 gene encoding clustered mitochondria protein-like isoform X2, translating to MAGKSNKGRNRKGSHTAAAVAAAAALSGGTEAAVQPDVPANDHVEAVPESANTDAVEVAAAGEATSVKSEVKENEAATEGNQPNQGDLQLYPVSVKTQTGDKLEHQLNPGDSVMDIRQFLLDAPETCFITCYDLLLLTKDGSPHHMEDYNEISEVADITTGGCSLEMVPAFYDDRSIRAHVHRTRELLSLSNLHASLSTSLALQNEIAQNKAANSADTAKPEVPELDGLGYMEDISGSLGNLLSSPLKDVKCVESIVFSSFNPPPSYRS from the exons ATGGCTGGGAAATCGAACAAGGGGAGGAACAGAAAAGGATCACATACGGCTGCTGCTGTCGCCGCCGCTGCTGCTCTATCAGGTGGTACAGAAGCGGCTGTCCAACCTGATGTTCCGGCAAACGATCACGTGGAAGCTGTTCCAGAGTCTGCTAATACCGATGCTGTGGAAGTTGCAGCAGCGGGTGAAGCAACAAGTGTGAAGTCAGAGGTGAAGGAGAATGAAGCAGCAACTGAAGGGAACCAACCAAATCAAG GTGATCTTCAACTATACCCTGTTTCTGTCAAAACACAAACTGGAGATAAACTTGAGCATCAG TTGAATCCAGGAGATTCTGTGATGGATATAAGACAGTTCCTTCTTGACGCTCCAGAGACATGTTTTATTACATGCTATGACTTACTACTTCTGACAAAGGATGGATCCCCTCACCATATGGAAGACTATAATGAAATTTCTGAGGTAGCTGATATTACTACTGGTGGTTGCTCCTTGGAAATGGTTCCTG CATTTTATGATGATAGATCTATAAGGGCTCATGTTCACCGTACAAGAGAATTGCTTTCCCTTTCTAACCTCCATGCTTCACTATCAACTTCACTTGCTCTACAGAATGAGATAGCACAAAATAAAGCTGCAAATTCAGCAG ATACCGCAAAACCTGAAGTTCCTGAGCTTGATGGGCTTGGTTATATGGAGGACATCTCTGGTTCATTAGGTAATTTATTATCATCCCCATTGAAGGATGTTAAATGTGTAGAGAGCATAGTGTTTTCGTCATTCAATCCCCCTCCAAGCTATCGAAGCTAA
- the LOC123900086 gene encoding clustered mitochondria protein-like isoform X1, which produces MAGKSNKGRNRKGSHTAAAVAAAAALSGGTEAAVQPDVPANDHVEAVPESANTDAVEVAAAGEATSVKSEVKENEAATEGNQPNQGESGDLQLYPVSVKTQTGDKLEHQLNPGDSVMDIRQFLLDAPETCFITCYDLLLLTKDGSPHHMEDYNEISEVADITTGGCSLEMVPAFYDDRSIRAHVHRTRELLSLSNLHASLSTSLALQNEIAQNKAANSADTAKPEVPELDGLGYMEDISGSLGNLLSSPLKDVKCVESIVFSSFNPPPSYRS; this is translated from the exons ATGGCTGGGAAATCGAACAAGGGGAGGAACAGAAAAGGATCACATACGGCTGCTGCTGTCGCCGCCGCTGCTGCTCTATCAGGTGGTACAGAAGCGGCTGTCCAACCTGATGTTCCGGCAAACGATCACGTGGAAGCTGTTCCAGAGTCTGCTAATACCGATGCTGTGGAAGTTGCAGCAGCGGGTGAAGCAACAAGTGTGAAGTCAGAGGTGAAGGAGAATGAAGCAGCAACTGAAGGGAACCAACCAAATCAAGGTGAATCTG GTGATCTTCAACTATACCCTGTTTCTGTCAAAACACAAACTGGAGATAAACTTGAGCATCAG TTGAATCCAGGAGATTCTGTGATGGATATAAGACAGTTCCTTCTTGACGCTCCAGAGACATGTTTTATTACATGCTATGACTTACTACTTCTGACAAAGGATGGATCCCCTCACCATATGGAAGACTATAATGAAATTTCTGAGGTAGCTGATATTACTACTGGTGGTTGCTCCTTGGAAATGGTTCCTG CATTTTATGATGATAGATCTATAAGGGCTCATGTTCACCGTACAAGAGAATTGCTTTCCCTTTCTAACCTCCATGCTTCACTATCAACTTCACTTGCTCTACAGAATGAGATAGCACAAAATAAAGCTGCAAATTCAGCAG ATACCGCAAAACCTGAAGTTCCTGAGCTTGATGGGCTTGGTTATATGGAGGACATCTCTGGTTCATTAGGTAATTTATTATCATCCCCATTGAAGGATGTTAAATGTGTAGAGAGCATAGTGTTTTCGTCATTCAATCCCCCTCCAAGCTATCGAAGCTAA